acacacacccatgTCTTCTTCATACTTGCTGCTAGCATCCTTACCAAGCTTTTGCAGAGAGCTCATGCAGCTAGGCTTATTGAAGATATTGGAGAGAGCAAGATTTTTACAGATATCAGAAGCCTGCATTTTGAGGATGCTGCATTAATCTTCTGTGCATTTTATAGAAGCTAGCATTGCCACTAAGACAATCCTCTCGGCATGTGAAAGTTTATATAGTTTGAAAATTGACTTCTTCAAGAGCTTGTTGGTTTGCCATAACATGGACGAGGTTAAAGCTAGTTTCCTGGCACGTCTTACGTACTATAAGTTTGGTTTCTTTCACTTATTTATGCTTACCTTTCAGTGATTAGAAGCTAAGAGACATGGTTTTACTTGAAAAGATTAAGAATTGCCGGGCTTCTTCGAAAGGGATATTACTTATCTCTTTAGGAGGGAGAATTACTCTTTTAAATGTGATGCTTTTACCCTTTCTACCTACATCATGTCtatgtttagattacataaatGGGTGATTAAGAGAtagatcaaataaaaaaaagctcCTTTTGAAAGGCCAAGAAAAGACAACATGGTTTCATTGCCTTGTGAATTGGTCTATGGTTTGTAGATCTAAGGAAGGAGGTAACAACTCTCTTCTTACTAAATGGGCTCGGAATTTCCTTCAAAAGGACAAAACACCTTATAGGAAAGTTTGTcattctagaaaaaaaaaaaccgtctTTTATCAAAAAAGCTAGTcagaaagtattatttagatttttttgatcTTTTATAAGTAGCTAAAATCTATCCAATAGCTTAAATGGGCTTGTGCTACCGTATTCTCTAGTTCACATTAGCTATGTAGCAGATTTGCTCTAATTTTATTTGTAATGATTCAGAACTACCTCGCCTAAAAAGGCtagtcaaaaaatattatttagattttttagctctttataaATACACAAGAACTATGCAGTATatatcttatatatatatatatatagagctaAATTTACATCGGCATGGTCCCCAAAATAGATTTTGGGAAGACCATTGTGTGCTGTCACATCACAAGACCACTAGCCTCTTGTACTCCCCCAGCTGCAGCTGCAACAccttttctcctcctcgatccctTGAAGGAATCACGACAACCCTATTTGGAAATTTGCTGCGGATACCTACTTGTGAAATCTTATTACAGGTTTATCAACAAAGGAGGCGTGATTTGCTGCAGAGAAAGTTAGGTTCTTCATGTGAGTGGGGCTTAAAAATAATCTTCATACAGGCGACAATTTAGCGAGAAAGGATGGCCCGCTAATTCTAGGCGTTCAGTTTGCCATCCTTCCTCCGAGACTGCTGAccatctttttcatttttttttttttggtagaaaataggagggggggagggaccagcccacccgcgtagcagcctccACTGGGCCCCCCTTCCACCAGGGAATGTTCGATATAGGTTGCAGGTTTCGCATGCCTTCtccgacccgtgggctcaccgcttcacgtgtgagtacgtcaccccagtaccaccttggtacaagtggaagAAAAGCATAACCGCCAACGAACTATCTGGGCGTGGAGCATCCGGTCctctaatttaatcgacgcccgcactTTTCAAACCCGGACAACTCGGATGGAATTATCACCtccttaccaccaggctactaTTTTGGCGGCACCATCTTTTTCGTTTGATGCCCATTAATTTTACCAAGAGTACCTGGTCTGGTATTTGAAGCCAGCATGCCCACCTGAACTCCTCCCCCTTTTCCCCGTTAAGATTGAAAAATTATTTGTCATGGTATTGCAAAATTGTTTCATGATACAGGAGCAATAGGGTATATTTTGATGGATCCTTGATTGCATATGCCATGTATAATTTAAATttgatggaaaaaaaagaagatatagAAGTTACTTTGGACGGGAGGAATCTCTGCTAAAATTCGATTGACGACAGAATTGGAATCTAGTATCCGGTATCCAACAAATTTTTAATGCCGATTGTAGGGAATAACTGAGCTTTTAGGCTTTAGAGGCACATGAAGCCTTGCATATCCAGATAAATATTACAatagttttaaaaatattacatgAAAAAAAAGCTTATGCAAGTCTCGCCTTGGAATTTAAATTAGAAATAGCAAACTGTAACACATTCTAGCTTTTCTTATCGTCAGGTACTTACGTGCGGTTCTTGTCCAAAATCTTGATACTTTTTGTTCCATTTTTCCCACTCGGCCATGGCCTCTTTTGTCGTAAGTTCCAACTCGCCAAGTTTTTTCGTACGTTCCTCAGGTTTTGTCGTTGGTTCCAACATGCTCTCCACAGCCAGCATCATCTTAATAATAGCCTGGCAGGCATCCAAGAACACAAACAAAAATGTTTCACAAGGTGTATTGACTCAAAATTGCGCTAATCCAAAGTAAAGCATCGGTCCGGAGATTTTTCGCATCTTTTACTTTTCTAGCTTCTCTAGTGGAAATGTGCCTTGTCCCTTTAGACTGGATTTTGCACTACGATATTGCGAGAGGATCCATGAGTATAGCTCCTCTGCAGCCAACGCCCAATGTAGCCATAGGTCTTTGGCCATAGAAGGTCCACGAGAGGGTCTCCTTCCAATGTATAACATCTATTTGTTTTGTGAGAAAGAATGTTGACATCTATTTTAGAGGCTATCAAACTCACCAGGTAATGGTAGGGCCTTGGATCCGATTCTGACGCCAACTTAGGTTCACTTATACGATTGCAGATGGCCAGAGCCTTTTCATAGTCTCTCTGCAAAGAGATAATGGAGATGAAAAATATTGCATGTAATAAACCAAGCACGTAGGGCATGCAGTGTTCCTCTGACTACAACAGACTACATCAAAAGAATTTCCACATGAAAATAAAACCTTAAATACTGAAGTTCTATAGTTCTGAAATGTTTGAAAACTATAATTAGATTTAAAGGTCTGGAGcaaattctttattttcttaaaaaaaaatagtcgaCGTCAATCCTTTCGAAGAAATCCTTCCAAAGAAAACTGATGATTAGTTACGTGTATTTTCAACAAGCCTTATATTTTGGCAACCGTCGGTAAGTATTagttccccttttttttcctgAGAAGTTACTTTATCATTAGAACTAAAAGTAAAAGAAGATCATATGGCCAGAGGAAAATTAATGATGTGTAAGTATAATCACCTTTTTGATGAATATCTCGATTAATAACAATCCTAGGTCATATTTCCTTACGGGATCTGATAGGCTAAACCATTCCGCAAATAATGCATCCGTTGTTGCATATTCTGCGCGAAGCGCTGCCAAACGACTGTAGTCCTGCAAACAAAGACAGAACAATTGAGTTTGTTTTCCCATCTGCAATTTCTAACGCATGCATTGTTGGAGTCAATTATGTAGAGGGATGATAACTAATAAGGGCCAGTTTGGTatgcatttttctttctttaccaACAGCGAAATACCAATGGagattgatgttgaaaatatcATACATAAGTTTTGCTATTCTTTGCCCCTATTTACATTTCTTTTAAAAGCaataaatctttcccaacaaaAGTTCTAAAGATTCTGCAAACAATTCAAAGAAACAAGTAAGAGGGCTTCATCATATTTGTTGCTTACTCTAGtttatattttcttccttcatctttgcaaataaaggaagaaaacaaagagaataTTAAAGGGGCcctaatattttgatttttgacCAATGAAATGATACAGAAACTTAAAAGTTTGAAGCATCTCTTTCCACTTTCTGCCAATGGAATGTGGTCTGAGTCATCTAGGATGATGAACATTTTATTATGGCAAAAAATGGCTAATCTCCTTGTCTGTTAATGGATTGGAGAGGAAGTTTTACCATCTCTAATGTTCAGAAAAAATCCTAGAAAGATAATAGAGAAATCATGCATGCCACATGGAGGAAGGCTTGGGTTATGGCAATGGAATATTTAAGGGCTAATCATTAGAAGCAAGGTCTGCCAAAATGACCCAAATGTGTTAAACAAGGACATCTTCCCTCGTAGCATGAAATCAACGTTGATGCTCTAGTTCTTCCTGATGGAAGATTGGTAAGAAATGACATAATAATTAGAGATCCAATAGGTTCGGCCGGTTGAATCTAGAGGTATGGCTCTTCACACATATACAGTAGATGCCATGTATTGTTAAAATTCAGGTTGGAAATTTCTTTCCGACTACCTAGGCCAACTCACAAATTGCAtatctttagatgatgcccATGCATTTGAATCCCTATTTGCCAATCCAAACCATGGTCGGTGGATTCCTAGGTTCATGCTCAAACTTATGAAAAAGGAATCTAAAAGACAATAATAATTGCATGAATCCACAACAAGCATTTGGATCCCAGCAATGGTAACCATAACCAACTAGGCGCAAGCTTGGATAGTATCATCCCTTGTCACTTAGGCAAAGAGATAGCTGTTTGACTCTAAATGGGGTCAATCCTTGAGGGATGGGATGCGTATAAGGTAGAAGATGAATCGCCTCTCATAATCTCAAAAATTTGTAAATGTGGGTTATATGTATTTAAAATACAAAAAGGTCCAAATTTTGTAATTGAAATTGTAGGCAAAATTAGCCATAGATCCAATTACAAGTTTTGTTACGGTTGAAAACAACCCTCAAGACAATCCCCTTACCCCTCTCCAATTATTAAAAGTTAATATTATAAAACTCTAACATATTAATTGATATATCTTAAGATAATAAAAAGAGTCAGGGCTCCAAATTTGATTCTTCATATTATGAGATGGCCATCTTaccggagaaaaaaaaaaaaaaaaacgagacGACCATCACTCCTAGCAGCAAAGGGTAGAAAGGGTGCTAACCTCCCTGAGCAGCTCATCGTAAAGGTGCTCCGCCATGAGAACTACAAAGCGTACTCTCTCAGGTTGCAGACCAAGAACGCGTGCCTCGTTCTTGATTTCGTCAATGGCATGCTGAAGCAGCATGGATCGCTCCATGGGTGCCGCAGCTCTTTGCTTAAATATGCCCGACAGCACGCTCACGCTCCTTTGCGGCACAGTCAAGCTCGTGTAACCCCCAGCGGCTGTTTGGGTTGGCGGGGCCTCAGCTGAACCTTGGGTGCAGCAATAGGCACCTCCCCTGCGGTTCAAACAGGCGGCGCCCAGGGCGCAGGCCAGGACCACGGCCGCGCCCACCGCCGCCCCGCGCGTCCTATGCCGTCCCCCCTGGCGCCCTTTGGGATTGGCATCCTCCCCCTCCGGCTGCGACGGTGGCGGCGCTTGGGCACGCACCGTCCACCGGCGAGCCGCCGCCACCCGGGCGCCTCCCTTGGGGAAGGCGaggtggcggcggcggaggggatTCCTCCGCGAAGAGGAGGAGAGTGGGCAGTCTGGCCCCCCTGCTGGGCCGTGCGGCATGCGGAGGCAGTGCATGGCTTCCATTGAGTTGTGGGGTGGGCAGGTGTCTCAGATGGGCGGCCAATTTATTATGGGGGTGATTGGAGTTTGCCATGGAGAATAATGGCGTTTCTTGCTGATTGgtcttttgcttttattttcttttccttgtctTCGGGTTTGGTGAAGCGGCAAGGTATATATCCATGTTCCTTCTGCTGAGAATACTGAAGCAAGGTATCCGCCAATTCCCGTTGCATCCTTGACGGTTACTTCAGACATCCTTTTGGCTTAAATTCCGTGGAAGGTCGAACAGTTTTCGTTAGAACAAAAGTTCGAGAACAGAGGCTCCGAAACGGGACAAATTTatgaataccaaaaaaaaaaaagggaaagggaGATCGAGTAATGGAAGAATAAGAACATGTCTGGCTGCAGACACGATCTGCAGAAGTGGTCTGTCTGCACAGTTATCGAAGCGATCTTTACGCGATCCGAAGTTGGATTTGCACGAATTCTACGTTCAAAAGCAACACACCAtggaattattatttttttttaaagcatcaTTCACCAACAATTATGTGGAAGTAGATGAA
This is a stretch of genomic DNA from Phoenix dactylifera cultivar Barhee BC4 chromosome 9, palm_55x_up_171113_PBpolish2nd_filt_p, whole genome shotgun sequence. It encodes these proteins:
- the LOC103701487 gene encoding uncharacterized protein LOC103701487; its protein translation is MEAMHCLRMPHGPAGGPDCPLSSSSRRNPLRRRHLAFPKGGARVAAARRWTVRAQAPPPSQPEGEDANPKGRQGGRHRTRGAAVGAAVVLACALGAACLNRRGGAYCCTQGSAEAPPTQTAAGGYTSLTVPQRSVSVLSGIFKQRAAAPMERSMLLQHAIDEIKNEARVLGLQPERVRFVVLMAEHLYDELLREDYSRLAALRAEYATTDALFAEWFSLSDPVRKYDLGLLLIEIFIKKRDYEKALAICNRISEPKLASESDPRPYHYLAIIKMMLAVESMLEPTTKPEERTKKLGELELTTKEAMAEWEKWNKKYQDFGQEPHVST